A single Deinococcus depolymerans DNA region contains:
- a CDS encoding multidrug DMT transporter, whose protein sequence is MDTLKKAGAMLAHLDLFHHMLDLRGLLQLAAHMEERGDRVTLISPETITLIGADMHSDPTVTTSKHATIEAPTAYRVLHALKGHDAPEYAVTREELGALNARAVADLEASDALRAFEATLTRVTAASPAAPATTGSAQTPPASGDTPERPGRARRAPDTDPARPTVTGDQPAA, encoded by the coding sequence ATGGACACCCTGAAAAAAGCCGGAGCCATGCTGGCCCACCTCGACCTGTTCCACCACATGCTCGACCTGCGCGGTCTGCTGCAGCTCGCCGCGCACATGGAGGAACGCGGCGACCGCGTCACCCTGATCAGCCCCGAGACCATCACCCTGATCGGGGCCGACATGCACAGCGACCCCACCGTCACCACCAGCAAACACGCCACCATCGAGGCCCCCACCGCCTACCGCGTCCTGCACGCCCTCAAAGGCCACGACGCCCCCGAATACGCCGTGACCCGCGAGGAACTCGGCGCGCTGAACGCCCGCGCCGTCGCGGACCTCGAGGCCAGCGACGCCCTGCGCGCCTTCGAGGCCACCCTGACCCGCGTCACGGCGGCCAGCCCCGCCGCACCCGCCACCACCGGCAGCGCCCAGACCCCGCCGGCCAGCGGCGACACCCCCGAACGTCCCGGCCGCGCCCGCCGCGCCCCCGACACCGACCCCGCCCGCCCCACCGTCACGGGCGACCAGCCGGCCGCGTAA
- a CDS encoding WD40 repeat domain-containing protein: protein MKIPALLLTAALSLSAAASALTLSAARVVTLPGADTAHAAVLPGGRVAVNADNGVLILDASLKTQIGWYSLRGPVTGLSVSPDGTRLAAMTGARWTVWDVASGRELRSGTPSYDATLAFDPQGNLLTLDDGTLRRIDLTNGRATDLLGNGEAYGAAVSPDGRRALLTFEDRAELLDIESGEVLARAELQEEPGELAAAFSPDGQAVTLRTGSEALILRAGQDAVTVEGGEDLDTDDSLLFLNDRELLLVSYGEGQRIDAQSGRQRGEAFEVDSDGPVVPGPNGTLLALGSSVAFLNPAKLDTPASGRVTLPSSNAWTGGFIGKTAYAGVGRFTNLNTLQDLKVGDTGRLYDFELQGDVLWTLNGETVSTLRGGKLSRVATLDTDAEYDLIQSSPDGTFAVTSGYYGLALLNGQTGKVLKKVTEKQLKVEDIHAALPTADGKAILVVPHEGNVFRYDVATGKQTPAFKVPTDAEVNSLRLSRGGTLAVMYSDGDGEARVALVKPGATSAFKTLEFDSRVRAATFSPDGKLLAVLTSDPQNALQVFDTASGARLARTGAFNMGTSLLAWAPAGNQLMVGAGLLGKAGSVTLFDVNR from the coding sequence ATGAAGATTCCCGCCCTGCTGCTCACGGCGGCGCTGAGCCTCAGCGCCGCCGCCTCCGCCCTGACCCTCAGCGCCGCGCGGGTCGTCACGCTGCCCGGCGCGGACACCGCGCACGCCGCCGTCCTGCCCGGCGGTCGGGTGGCCGTGAACGCCGACAACGGCGTCCTGATCCTCGATGCCAGCCTGAAAACCCAGATCGGCTGGTACTCCCTGCGCGGTCCCGTCACCGGCCTGAGCGTCAGCCCGGACGGCACGCGCCTCGCCGCCATGACCGGCGCCCGCTGGACGGTATGGGACGTCGCCAGCGGCCGCGAACTCCGCAGCGGCACCCCCAGCTACGACGCCACGCTCGCCTTCGATCCGCAGGGCAACCTGCTGACCCTGGACGACGGCACGCTGCGCCGCATCGACCTCACGAACGGCCGCGCGACCGACCTGCTCGGGAACGGCGAGGCCTACGGCGCCGCCGTCTCCCCGGACGGCCGGCGCGCACTGCTGACCTTCGAGGACCGCGCGGAACTGCTCGACATCGAATCCGGCGAGGTGCTGGCCCGGGCGGAACTGCAGGAGGAACCCGGCGAACTGGCCGCGGCGTTCAGCCCGGACGGTCAGGCGGTCACGCTCCGCACCGGCAGCGAGGCCCTGATCCTGCGTGCCGGCCAGGACGCCGTGACCGTGGAGGGCGGCGAGGACCTCGACACCGACGACTCGCTGCTGTTCCTGAACGACCGCGAACTGCTGCTCGTCTCGTACGGCGAGGGGCAGCGCATCGACGCGCAGAGCGGCCGCCAGCGCGGCGAGGCCTTCGAGGTGGACAGTGACGGGCCGGTCGTACCCGGCCCGAACGGCACGCTGCTCGCGCTGGGCAGCAGCGTCGCGTTCCTGAACCCCGCGAAACTGGACACCCCCGCCAGCGGGCGCGTGACCCTGCCCTCCAGCAACGCCTGGACCGGCGGGTTCATCGGGAAGACCGCGTACGCCGGGGTGGGCCGCTTCACGAACCTGAACACCCTGCAGGACCTGAAGGTCGGCGACACCGGCCGCCTGTACGACTTCGAACTGCAGGGCGACGTGCTGTGGACCCTGAACGGCGAGACGGTCAGCACCCTGCGCGGCGGGAAACTCAGCCGCGTCGCCACACTCGACACGGACGCCGAGTACGACCTGATCCAGTCCTCACCCGACGGGACCTTCGCGGTCACGAGCGGGTACTACGGCCTGGCGCTGCTGAACGGCCAGACCGGCAAGGTCCTGAAGAAGGTCACGGAAAAGCAGCTGAAGGTCGAGGACATTCACGCCGCGCTGCCCACCGCCGACGGCAAGGCCATCCTGGTGGTACCGCACGAGGGCAACGTGTTCCGTTACGACGTCGCGACCGGCAAGCAGACGCCCGCCTTCAAGGTCCCGACCGACGCGGAGGTGAACTCGCTGCGTCTGAGTCGAGGCGGCACGCTGGCCGTCATGTACAGCGACGGGGACGGCGAGGCCCGGGTGGCCCTGGTGAAACCCGGCGCGACCAGCGCCTTCAAGACCCTGGAATTCGACAGTCGCGTGCGCGCCGCGACGTTCAGCCCCGACGGGAAACTGCTGGCGGTCCTGACCTCCGACCCGCAGAACGCCCTGCAGGTGTTCGACACGGCCAGCGGCGCCCGTCTGGCCCGGACCGGGGCGTTCAACATGGGCACCTCGCTGCTCGCGTGGGCGCCCGCCGGGAACCAGCTGATGGTCGGCGCGGGCCTGCTCGGCAAGGCCGGCAGCGTGACCCTGTTCGACGTGAACCGCTGA
- the rpsO gene encoding 30S ribosomal protein S15: MIDKKATVQTHAKHEKDTGSTAVQIALLTARINNLSTHLTANKKDKHGQRGLQLMNGQRRRLLKYLERTSYDEYIALTDELKIRRGQRIVR; encoded by the coding sequence ATGATCGACAAGAAAGCGACCGTCCAGACCCACGCCAAGCACGAGAAGGACACCGGCAGCACCGCCGTGCAGATCGCGCTGCTGACCGCCCGCATCAACAACCTGAGCACCCACCTGACCGCCAACAAGAAGGACAAGCACGGTCAGCGCGGCCTGCAGCTGATGAACGGTCAGCGCCGCCGCCTCCTGAAGTACCTGGAGCGCACCAGCTACGACGAGTACATCGCCCTGACCGACGAGCTGAAGATCCGCCGCGGCCAGCGCATCGTCCGCTAA
- a CDS encoding gamma-glutamylcyclotransferase family protein — protein sequence MNDPARVFVYGTLLPGERNAHVAAHGFTSRPATLPGFTLHHLHPEGYPALTPGPAHARVRGALLEYTPQTWEAALPALDALEGVHDTPALYTRQRVTLTLDDGQERSAWVYVYARPERLTAPGAQLVRSGDWRDVPGRDGRGPDGR from the coding sequence ATGAACGATCCCGCCCGCGTGTTCGTGTACGGCACCCTGCTGCCCGGCGAACGCAACGCCCACGTCGCCGCGCACGGCTTCACCTCGCGGCCCGCCACGCTGCCCGGCTTCACCCTGCACCACCTGCACCCGGAAGGCTACCCGGCCCTGACCCCCGGCCCGGCGCACGCCCGGGTGCGCGGCGCACTGCTGGAGTACACCCCCCAGACGTGGGAGGCGGCGTTGCCCGCCCTGGACGCCCTCGAGGGCGTGCACGACACGCCCGCGCTGTACACCCGGCAGCGGGTCACCCTGACCCTCGACGACGGCCAGGAGCGGAGCGCGTGGGTGTACGTGTATGCCCGCCCGGAGCGGCTGACCGCCCCCGGCGCGCAGCTGGTCCGCAGCGGGGACTGGCGCGACGTGCCCGGCCGTGACGGTCGCGGCCCGGACGGCCGCTGA
- a CDS encoding glutamine--tRNA ligase/YqeY domain fusion protein produces MTAPDPSPAGDPAPRVAPNFITEIIERDLRSGKYPQVVTRFPPEPSGYAHLGHIFASFLDFQTAAQYGGRYHLRMDDTNPELATQEYADAIADDLRWLGWDWGEHLYYASDHFEQYYAYAEQLVNQGDAYVDSVTGDEMARLRGDARTPGTPSPYRDRTPEENLDLLRRMRAGEFADGAHVLRAKIDLGSPNMKLRDPVLYRILRGHHYRAGDAWCIYPMYDFQHPLQDALEGVTHSMCSLEFVDNRAIYDWLMERLGFRPRPHQYEFGRRGLEYTITSKRKLRKLVEAGAVSGWDDPRMPTLRAQRRLGVTPEAVRAFAAQIGVSRTNRTVDLSVYENAVRNDLNHRAPRVMAVLDPLPVTIENLEGVQTLSLPYWPFDVVRDSPDGLVALPGGERVAPEVAVRDVPLTRELVIEREDFNPEPPRGFKRLTPGGTVRLRGAGIIRADRFDVGQDGQVTRVYATLLGEEAKADGVIHWVSAEHGVPAEFRLYDRLFRVPNPEAANPEDTHAEPIAPDFDPEGIGHEDETKPLDAGFMAFLNPDSLRVTRGLVEPSVKGDPAGTRYQFERQGYFWRDPVDSREDALVFGRIITLKDAWAKATQKAEVPAKAPKPARAQVPRPEQAEKAAPAILTPEQEAEVTRLTGLGVPDAEARTLARDAALLAFLEGAAQDGTFAQVASWTANDLAPGLRAGEVRVPAATLAPLAALLAGKKVTTRVAREVLARAAQTGEAPAAIIERENLAGGLSDDALSAAIAQVMADNTDKVDAYRGGRTALLGFFTGQVMRATGGKADPAALNAALTSALNG; encoded by the coding sequence ATGACGGCCCCCGACCCCTCTCCTGCCGGTGACCCTGCACCGCGCGTGGCTCCGAACTTCATCACCGAGATCATCGAACGCGACCTGAGGAGCGGCAAGTACCCGCAGGTCGTGACGCGCTTCCCGCCGGAACCGAGCGGGTACGCGCACCTGGGGCACATCTTCGCGTCGTTCCTGGACTTCCAGACGGCCGCGCAGTACGGCGGGCGCTACCACCTGCGCATGGACGACACCAACCCGGAACTCGCGACGCAGGAGTACGCGGACGCCATCGCGGACGACCTGCGCTGGCTGGGCTGGGACTGGGGCGAGCACCTGTACTACGCCAGCGACCACTTCGAGCAGTACTACGCGTACGCCGAGCAGCTCGTGAACCAGGGGGACGCCTACGTGGACTCCGTGACCGGGGACGAGATGGCCCGCCTGCGCGGCGACGCCCGCACGCCCGGCACGCCCAGCCCCTACCGGGACCGCACGCCCGAGGAGAACCTCGACCTGCTGCGCCGCATGCGCGCCGGGGAGTTCGCGGACGGGGCGCACGTGCTGCGCGCGAAGATCGACCTGGGCAGCCCGAACATGAAGCTGCGTGACCCGGTGCTGTACCGCATCCTGCGCGGGCATCACTACCGCGCGGGGGACGCGTGGTGCATCTACCCCATGTACGACTTCCAGCACCCGCTGCAGGACGCGCTGGAGGGCGTGACGCACTCGATGTGCAGCCTGGAGTTCGTGGACAACCGCGCCATCTACGACTGGCTGATGGAGCGGCTGGGCTTCAGACCGCGCCCGCACCAGTACGAGTTCGGGCGGCGCGGCCTGGAGTACACGATCACGAGCAAGCGCAAGCTGCGCAAGCTCGTGGAGGCCGGCGCGGTGAGCGGCTGGGACGATCCGCGCATGCCCACCCTGCGCGCGCAGCGTCGCCTGGGCGTCACGCCGGAGGCCGTGCGGGCCTTCGCGGCGCAGATCGGCGTGAGCCGCACGAACCGCACCGTGGACCTCAGCGTGTACGAGAACGCGGTGCGCAACGACCTGAACCACCGCGCGCCGCGCGTGATGGCGGTGCTGGACCCGCTGCCCGTGACGATCGAGAACCTGGAGGGAGTGCAGACGCTGAGTCTCCCCTACTGGCCGTTCGACGTGGTGCGCGACTCGCCCGACGGACTCGTCGCCCTGCCGGGCGGGGAGCGCGTGGCCCCCGAGGTCGCCGTGCGGGACGTGCCGCTGACCCGCGAACTGGTCATCGAACGCGAGGACTTCAACCCCGAGCCGCCCAGGGGCTTCAAGCGCCTCACGCCGGGCGGCACGGTGCGCCTGCGCGGGGCGGGCATCATCCGCGCCGACCGCTTCGACGTCGGTCAGGACGGGCAGGTGACGCGGGTGTACGCCACGCTGCTCGGCGAGGAGGCAAAGGCGGACGGCGTGATCCACTGGGTCAGCGCCGAGCACGGCGTCCCGGCCGAGTTCCGCCTGTACGACCGCCTGTTCCGCGTGCCGAACCCCGAGGCCGCCAACCCCGAGGACACCCACGCCGAACCCATCGCCCCGGACTTCGACCCCGAAGGCATTGGGCATGAGGACGAGACCAAACCCCTCGACGCGGGCTTCATGGCGTTCCTGAACCCCGACAGCCTGCGTGTCACGCGCGGCCTGGTGGAACCCAGCGTGAAGGGCGACCCCGCAGGCACCCGCTACCAGTTCGAGCGGCAGGGCTACTTCTGGCGCGACCCGGTGGACAGCCGCGAGGACGCCCTGGTATTCGGGCGGATCATCACCCTGAAGGACGCCTGGGCGAAGGCCACCCAGAAGGCCGAGGTGCCCGCGAAGGCCCCCAAGCCCGCCAGGGCGCAGGTCCCCAGACCCGAGCAGGCCGAGAAGGCCGCGCCCGCCATCCTGACCCCCGAACAGGAGGCCGAGGTGACCCGCCTGACCGGCCTGGGTGTCCCGGACGCCGAGGCCCGCACCCTCGCGCGGGACGCCGCGCTGCTGGCCTTCCTGGAAGGCGCCGCCCAGGACGGCACCTTCGCGCAGGTGGCCTCCTGGACCGCGAACGACCTCGCGCCGGGCCTGCGGGCCGGCGAGGTGCGCGTGCCCGCCGCCACCCTCGCCCCGCTGGCCGCGCTGCTGGCCGGCAAGAAGGTCACCACCCGCGTCGCCCGCGAGGTCCTGGCCCGCGCCGCGCAGACCGGCGAGGCACCCGCCGCGATCATCGAGCGCGAGAACCTTGCCGGGGGCCTCAGCGACGACGCCCTGAGTGCCGCCATCGCGCAGGTCATGGCCGACAACACCGACAAGGTGGACGCCTACCGGGGCGGGCGCACCGCGCTGCTGGGCTTCTTCACCGGGCAGGTCATGCGCGCCACGGGCGGCAAGGCCGACCCGGCCGCGCTGAACGCCGCCCTGACCAGCGCCCTGAACGGCTGA
- a CDS encoding S1C family serine protease, with amino-acid sequence MNVRPAPRRSAGTGPHRPLLRRCLLGALLGTLPLWAAAQTAPATPAPGVTERRARSATPAPLSAAEEARLQALFRKARPATLRIEQCPPNDCRDPEGIGSAVLISADGLALTAYHVVEGARNLSAQTLDRTRYALEVVGYNDQDDLALLRVNVPAGTPFLPLAPAAPGVGNIALTIGNGGGAFLRFRTGRLTALDADAGRADFPPGTLELSAAVVPGDSGGPVLNAAGQVTGIVSYIRTDGRRNRAYAVPVTTADPRLTALKGGEKRDAPVIGITLGGPFAQLFFLPERGFAELSRTLKLGNTPGAFFTGVSRGSPAERAGLQPLRLDGNGERVSGDIVTAVNGKRTVNFSEFQYAVRAFRPGETVTLTVVRGEKTLQVPVTLTGRSQVKN; translated from the coding sequence ATGAACGTCAGACCCGCTCCGCGCCGGTCCGCCGGGACCGGCCCGCACCGCCCACTGCTGCGCCGCTGCCTGCTGGGCGCCCTGCTGGGCACCCTGCCCCTGTGGGCCGCCGCCCAGACCGCGCCTGCCACGCCCGCGCCGGGCGTCACGGAACGCCGCGCCCGCAGCGCGACGCCCGCCCCGCTGAGCGCGGCCGAGGAGGCGCGGCTGCAGGCGCTGTTCCGGAAGGCGCGGCCCGCGACGCTGCGCATCGAGCAGTGCCCGCCGAACGACTGCCGCGACCCGGAGGGCATCGGGTCGGCGGTGCTGATCTCCGCCGACGGGCTGGCCCTCACCGCGTACCACGTGGTGGAGGGCGCGCGGAATCTGAGCGCACAGACGCTGGACCGGACACGCTACGCGCTGGAGGTCGTGGGGTACAACGATCAGGATGACCTCGCGCTGCTGCGCGTGAACGTGCCGGCGGGAACGCCGTTCCTGCCGCTGGCGCCCGCCGCGCCGGGCGTGGGTAATATCGCGCTCACGATCGGGAACGGTGGCGGCGCGTTCCTGCGCTTCAGGACCGGGCGCCTGACCGCGCTGGACGCCGATGCGGGCCGCGCGGATTTCCCGCCGGGCACGCTGGAACTGAGTGCGGCGGTGGTGCCGGGTGACAGCGGCGGCCCGGTCCTGAACGCGGCCGGGCAGGTGACGGGCATCGTGAGTTACATCCGCACGGACGGGCGGCGTAACCGGGCGTACGCGGTGCCGGTCACGACGGCGGATCCGCGCCTGACGGCCCTGAAGGGCGGCGAGAAACGGGACGCGCCGGTGATCGGCATCACGCTGGGGGGGCCGTTCGCGCAGCTGTTCTTCCTGCCGGAGAGGGGCTTTGCGGAACTGAGCCGGACGCTGAAACTGGGGAACACGCCGGGCGCGTTCTTCACGGGCGTGTCGCGCGGCAGTCCGGCGGAGCGGGCGGGGTTGCAGCCGCTGCGGCTGGACGGGAATGGCGAGCGGGTGTCGGGGGACATCGTGACGGCGGTGAACGGGAAGCGGACCGTGAATTTCAGCGAGTTCCAGTACGCGGTGCGGGCGTTCCGGCCGGGTGAGACCGTGACGCTGACGGTGGTGCGCGGGGAGAAGACCCTGCAGGTCCCGGTGACGTTGACGGGGCGCAGCCAGGTGAAGAATTAA
- a CDS encoding GNAT family N-acetyltransferase — MTPPAFTLRHVTDPSDPAIAAFGRVQEASYYAPDMLIPPEVFGQLITRRGPQREDRLLVAQTPEGEVLGGTLYALLPLPGELRGAGFNSFMAVTRAARGLGVGRALHGETLRVVRGAGLAGMFADSVHPARQSGEDRAAEAATGVDPVQRRAALHALGLRTVDLPYWQPVGGPDGGPLTDLDLLYQPVHPAPTVPLALVTGVLRAYWTGWLGAERAQTEAQALAARAGNADRVGLLPGTDTPSWAGSAGC, encoded by the coding sequence ATGACCCCACCCGCCTTCACGCTGCGGCACGTGACCGACCCCAGTGACCCGGCCATTGCCGCGTTCGGCCGCGTGCAGGAGGCCAGTTACTACGCGCCGGACATGCTGATTCCCCCGGAGGTCTTCGGGCAGCTCATCACCCGCCGCGGCCCGCAGCGGGAGGACCGCCTGCTGGTCGCGCAGACACCGGAGGGCGAGGTGCTGGGCGGCACCCTGTACGCCCTGCTGCCCCTGCCCGGCGAGCTGCGCGGGGCGGGCTTCAACTCGTTCATGGCCGTCACCCGCGCCGCGCGGGGCCTGGGTGTGGGCCGCGCCCTGCACGGCGAGACCCTGCGTGTGGTTCGCGGGGCCGGACTGGCGGGCATGTTCGCCGACAGCGTCCACCCCGCCCGCCAGAGTGGGGAGGACCGCGCCGCCGAGGCCGCGACCGGCGTGGACCCCGTGCAGCGCCGGGCCGCGCTGCACGCGCTGGGCCTGCGCACCGTGGACCTCCCGTACTGGCAGCCGGTGGGCGGCCCCGACGGCGGGCCGCTGACCGACCTGGACCTGCTGTACCAGCCGGTCCACCCTGCCCCGACCGTGCCGCTGGCCCTCGTGACCGGCGTGCTGCGCGCCTACTGGACCGGCTGGCTGGGCGCGGAGCGCGCGCAGACCGAGGCGCAGGCGCTGGCGGCCCGCGCCGGGAACGCGGACCGGGTGGGCCTGCTGCCCGGCACGGACACCCCGTCCTGGGCGGGGTCAGCGGGCTGCTGA